A window of the Chaetodon trifascialis isolate fChaTrf1 chromosome 9, fChaTrf1.hap1, whole genome shotgun sequence genome harbors these coding sequences:
- the fxyd6 gene encoding FXYD domain-containing ion transport regulator 6 → METILLFLSSLLVCVAAVADPSAQDGKEEVENQFVYDYESLRIGGLAFAVVLFTLGILLILSRRCRCSINQKSRAPGDEEKQEENLIVPMATVVAETTAEN, encoded by the exons atggaaactattttgctcttcctctcttcgcTCCTGGTGTGTGTGGCTG CTGTTGCAGACCCCAGTGCACAGG ACGGTAAAGAGGAAGTTGAAAACCAGTTTGTTTATG ACTATGAGAGCCTGAGGATTGGGGGGTTGGCGTTTGCCGTGGTGCTGTTCACACTGGGCATTCTTCTCATCCTTA GTCGACGGTGCCGCTGCAGTATCAACCAGAAGTCCAG GGCCCCGggagatgaggagaaacaggaggagaacCTGATTGTTCCCATGG CCACGGTGGTTGCAGAGACTACAGCAGAGAACTGA